A genomic window from Antedon mediterranea chromosome 4, ecAntMedi1.1, whole genome shotgun sequence includes:
- the LOC140047460 gene encoding homeobox protein Hox-B4-like, with translation MLNQDLAATGGAIRGPSMRSHHQHRNAYFYHPYQLSAANHYQSSKVPKFKPTHSVSTESTFTMKRPSSFTIDAILGLNKERHAPKMNDNITFGNGYVYDRRVASSIRIPHYPVVSRGQIMYEKPSPNSPAEKDHIRDFTHKSLDIWDICSQKVTQPETRIQEPDWMKSTSGQLKSKRIRTIFTQNQLDSLEQEFTRQQYMVGSERLYLASTLNLSESQVKVWFQNRRIKWRKQNFEKQQAKLAKIRALQNMRESDGETSNCSETETDDREYQNN, from the exons atgttgaatcaGGATTTAGCAGCGACAGGAGGAGCCATTCGTGGACCATCGATGCGTTCTCATCATCAGCATAGAAATGCATATTTTTATCATCCATACCAACTTTCAGCAGCAAACCATTACCAGAGTTCTAAAGTACCAAAGTTTAAACCAACACACAGTGTTTCTACAGAATCAACCTTTACCATGAAGAGGCCTTCATCTTTCACGATTGATGCAATCTTAGGACTGAATAAAGAACGACATGCACCAAAGATGAATGACAATATTACATTTGGTAATGGTTATGTGTACGATCGTAGAGTCGCTTCATCTATTAGAATTCCACATTATCCTGTTGTATCAAGAGGACAGATTATGTACGAAAAACCGTCGCCAAACTCTCCAGCTGAGAAAGATCACATCAGAGACTTTACACACAAATCACTGGATATCTGGGACATCTGCTCACAAAAAGTAACACAACCTG AAACTAGAATACAAGAACCAGACTGGATGAAATCAACAAGTGGGCAATTAAAGTCAAAACGCATTCGTACAATATTCACTCAAAACCAGCTAGACAGTCTGGAACAAGAGTTTACCCGTCAACAATATATGGTTGGATCTGAAAGACTTTACTTGGCATCAACGTTAAATCTATCAGAATCTCAG GTGAAAGTATGGTTCCAAAACAGACGAATAAAGTGGAGAAAACAGaattttgaaaaacaacaaGCAAAACTAGCTAAGATCCGGGCACTTCAAAATATGCGAGAAAGTGACGGAGAAacgtcaaattgttcagaaacagAAACAGACGACAGAGAATATCAGAATAACTAA